The Streptomyces laurentii genome contains a region encoding:
- a CDS encoding two-component system response regulator (C-terminal DNA-binding domain of LuxR-like proteins. This domain contains a helix-turn-helix motif and binds DNA. Proteins belonging to this group are response regulators; some act as transcriptional activators, others as transcriptional repressors. Many...; cd06170;~DNA binding residues [nucleotide binding];~Response regulator containing a CheY-like receiver domain and an HTH DNA-binding domain [Signal transduction mechanisms / Transcription]; COG2197;~Signal receiver domain; originally thought to be unique to bacteria (CheY, OmpR, NtrC, and PhoB), now recently identified in eukaroytes ETR1 Arabidopsis thaliana; this domain receives the signal from the sensor partner in a two-component systems; cd00156;~dimerization interface [polypeptide binding];~identified by MetaGeneAnnotator; putative;~intermolecular recognition site;~phosphorylation site [posttranslational modification];~two-component system response regulator [Streptomyces hygroscopicus subsp. jinggangensis TL01]) has product MTDHPIRLLLADDHPVVRAGLRAVLETEPGLAVVAEAATAEDAVARAAQGDIDVVLMDLQFGRGMGGAEATAQITARPGAPRVLVVTTYDSDADTLPAIEAGATGYLLKDAPPEDLAAAVRTAFTGRTTLAPAVADRLMNRLRAPATSLTRRETEVLSLVAEGLSNQTIGQRLHLTEGTVKSHLARIYAKLGTDSRTAAVATATDLGLIRR; this is encoded by the coding sequence GTGACCGATCACCCCATCCGCCTGCTCCTGGCCGACGACCACCCGGTGGTACGGGCCGGGCTGCGTGCCGTTCTGGAGACGGAGCCCGGTCTCGCTGTCGTCGCCGAGGCCGCCACCGCCGAGGACGCGGTCGCCCGCGCGGCCCAGGGCGACATCGACGTCGTCCTCATGGACCTCCAGTTCGGCCGGGGCATGGGCGGCGCCGAAGCCACCGCACAGATCACCGCGCGTCCGGGAGCCCCGCGCGTGCTGGTCGTCACGACCTACGACTCCGACGCGGACACCCTGCCCGCCATCGAGGCCGGCGCCACCGGCTACCTCCTCAAGGACGCCCCGCCCGAAGACCTGGCCGCCGCGGTCCGTACCGCCTTCACCGGCCGGACCACCCTGGCGCCCGCCGTCGCCGACCGGCTCATGAACCGCCTCCGTGCCCCCGCCACGTCACTGACCCGACGCGAGACCGAAGTCCTCTCTCTGGTCGCCGAGGGCCTGTCCAACCAGACGATCGGCCAACGGCTCCATCTCACCGAAGGCACCGTCAAATCCCACCTGGCCCGCATCTACGCCAAACTCGGAACCGACTCGCGCACCGCCGCCGTGGCCACCGCCACCGACCTCGGGCTCATCCGCCGCTGA
- a CDS encoding two component system histidine kinase (ATP binding site [chemical binding];~G-X-G motif;~Histidine kinase-like ATPases; This family includes several ATP-binding proteins for example: histidine kinase, DNA gyrase B, topoisomerases, heat shock protein HSP90, phytochrome-like ATPases and DNA mismatch repair proteins; cd00075;~Histidine kinase; pfam07730;~Mg2+ binding site [ion binding];~Signal transduction histidine kinase [Signal transduction mechanisms];~identified by MetaGeneAnnotator; putative;~two component system histidine kinase [Streptomyces hygroscopicus subsp. jinggangensis TL01]) produces MNTTAPSLTPTTRALAWCLHLLIVALLVLAAGRAVADSEPHAAITVAVAAMCAVVYAAGPALPRIRRSAWAAAVWLFTVGACWLVLLTLSADAVWVAFPLFFLQLHLLPRRAGLAAVAATTLVAVTGFAAHQGSFGLAMVIGPALGAAVAVAVVWGYQALYRESEERRKLIEELTATRADLARAQHTAGVLAERERLAREIHDTLAQGLSSIQLLLRAAERALPSAEESPAARYVDQARQAAVDNLAEARRFVAALTPPALEDSTAAGALERLCATTSARHPVTARFHVTGEPVPLPTAHEVALLRVAQSALANTVRHAGATRVEVTLSHLGDHVALDVVDDGAGFDPDGLPAPDPGSGGFGLAAMRARVHALDGTLTVESAPGRGTALAAQLPLSAPADTEREDHR; encoded by the coding sequence GTGAACACCACCGCTCCCTCCCTGACCCCGACCACCCGTGCACTGGCCTGGTGTCTGCACCTGCTGATCGTCGCGCTTCTCGTCCTGGCGGCGGGCCGGGCCGTGGCCGACAGCGAGCCGCACGCCGCGATCACCGTCGCCGTGGCCGCGATGTGCGCCGTGGTGTACGCGGCGGGGCCGGCCCTGCCGCGTATCCGCCGCTCCGCGTGGGCCGCCGCGGTCTGGCTGTTCACCGTGGGTGCCTGCTGGCTGGTGCTGCTGACACTGTCCGCCGACGCCGTCTGGGTGGCCTTCCCGCTGTTCTTCCTCCAGCTCCACCTGCTGCCGCGCCGCGCGGGCCTGGCCGCCGTAGCCGCGACCACGCTCGTGGCGGTCACCGGATTCGCGGCCCACCAGGGTTCCTTCGGCCTCGCCATGGTGATCGGTCCCGCCCTGGGTGCGGCCGTGGCCGTCGCGGTGGTGTGGGGCTACCAGGCCCTGTACCGCGAGAGCGAAGAGCGCCGGAAGCTGATCGAGGAACTCACCGCGACCCGCGCCGACCTGGCCCGCGCCCAGCACACCGCCGGCGTGCTGGCCGAACGCGAACGCCTGGCCCGCGAGATCCACGACACCCTCGCCCAGGGCCTGTCCAGCATCCAGCTGCTGCTGCGCGCCGCCGAACGCGCGCTGCCCAGCGCGGAGGAAAGCCCCGCCGCCCGCTACGTGGACCAGGCACGCCAGGCCGCCGTGGACAACCTGGCCGAAGCCCGGCGCTTCGTCGCCGCACTCACGCCGCCGGCCCTGGAGGACTCCACCGCGGCGGGCGCCCTGGAACGTCTGTGCGCCACCACATCCGCCCGCCACCCCGTCACCGCACGCTTCCACGTCACTGGTGAACCCGTGCCGCTGCCCACCGCGCACGAGGTCGCGCTGTTGCGGGTCGCCCAGTCCGCGCTCGCCAACACCGTCCGTCACGCCGGCGCCACCCGCGTCGAGGTCACCCTCAGCCACCTCGGTGACCATGTCGCCCTCGATGTCGTCGACGACGGCGCCGGCTTCGACCCGGACGGCCTTCCCGCCCCCGACCCTGGCAGCGGCGGCTTCGGCCTGGCCGCCATGCGCGCCCGCGTGCACGCTCTCGACGGCACCCTCACCGTCGAATCCGCGCCCGGCCGCGGCACCGCGCTGGCTGCCCAGCTGCCCCTGTCCGCCCCCGCCGACACAGAACGCGAGGACCACCGGTGA
- a CDS encoding ABC transport system transmembrane protein (ABC transport system transmembrane protein [Streptomyces albus J1074];~FtsX-like permease family; cl15850;~MacB-like periplasmic core domain; pfam12704;~identified by MetaGeneAnnotator; putative), producing MFVAWRDLKFAKGRFALMGTVIVLITLLVGLLSGLTAGLGQQNISAITGLPADKIVFQAPSGGQDVSYANSTVTEKQWQQWSKAPGITSAEPLGITTTKATAGDRSTGVSAFGVRPGSPLAPGGDTIDGRSVVLSTTAADDLGIKAGDAFTLAGQKLTVAAVKGDASFSHTPVIWTSLDVWQKTARTTTTGDGPVATVIALNTTSGTDTAAADKAAGTKTLSKDDSLSAIGSYTSENGSLQLMRGFLFAISALVIGAFFTVWTIQRSGDIAVLKALGASTANLLKDALGQAVVLLAGGTLLGTGIAAGLGALVSGSAVPFLLTPATVLFPAAVMILLGALGAGLSIRRITSVDPLTALGSAR from the coding sequence GTGTTCGTCGCCTGGAGAGACCTCAAGTTCGCCAAGGGGCGCTTCGCCCTGATGGGGACCGTCATCGTCCTCATCACCCTGCTGGTCGGCCTGCTGTCCGGTCTGACCGCCGGACTGGGCCAGCAGAACATCTCCGCCATCACCGGCCTGCCCGCCGACAAGATCGTCTTCCAGGCGCCCAGCGGCGGCCAGGACGTGTCGTACGCCAACTCCACCGTCACCGAGAAGCAGTGGCAGCAGTGGTCCAAGGCGCCGGGCATCACCAGCGCCGAACCGCTGGGCATCACCACCACCAAGGCCACTGCCGGGGACCGGAGCACCGGAGTATCCGCCTTCGGAGTCCGGCCCGGCTCCCCCCTCGCCCCGGGCGGCGACACGATCGACGGCCGGTCGGTGGTGCTGTCCACGACGGCCGCCGACGACCTCGGCATCAAGGCGGGTGACGCCTTCACCCTGGCCGGACAGAAGCTGACCGTGGCCGCCGTCAAGGGCGACGCATCCTTCAGTCACACCCCGGTGATCTGGACCAGCCTCGATGTCTGGCAGAAGACCGCACGCACCACCACCACCGGTGACGGCCCGGTAGCGACCGTGATCGCCCTGAACACCACCTCCGGCACCGACACGGCCGCCGCCGACAAGGCCGCGGGCACCAAGACGCTTTCCAAGGACGATTCGCTGTCCGCGATCGGCTCCTACACCTCCGAGAACGGCTCCCTGCAGCTGATGCGCGGCTTCCTGTTCGCCATCTCAGCCCTGGTCATCGGCGCCTTCTTCACCGTGTGGACCATCCAGCGCAGCGGCGACATCGCCGTCCTCAAGGCGCTCGGAGCCTCCACCGCGAACCTCCTCAAGGACGCGCTCGGCCAGGCAGTGGTCCTGCTCGCCGGCGGCACCCTGCTCGGCACCGGCATCGCCGCGGGTCTCGGGGCGCTCGTTTCCGGCAGCGCGGTGCCCTTCCTTCTCACCCCCGCAACCGTTCTGTTCCCGGCCGCCGTGATGATCCTCCTCGGCGCCCTCGGCGCGGGCCTGTCCATCCGCCGCATCACCTCCGTCGACCCGCTGACCGCCCTGGGGAGCGCCCGATGA
- a CDS encoding ABC transport system ATP-binding protein (ABC transport system ATP-binding protein [Streptomyces albus J1074];~ABC transporter signature motif;~ABC-type antimicrobial peptide transport system, ATPase component [Defense mechanisms]; COG1136;~ATP binding site [chemical binding];~D-loop;~H-loop/switch region;~Q-loop/lid;~This family is comprised of MJ0796 ATP-binding cassette, macrolide-specific ABC-type efflux carrier (MacAB), and proteins involved in cell division (FtsE), and release of liporoteins from the cytoplasmic membrane (LolCDE). They are clustered together...; cd03255;~Walker A/P-loop;~Walker B;~identified by MetaGeneAnnotator; putative), whose translation MSLNLTDITLTYPDGDSRLTALDQVTLDVPKGSLAAVIGPSGSGKSSLLAVAATLITPDSGTVTIDGTLTTGMSRGELTDLRRHKIGIVFQQPNLLPSLTAAEQLQVMAQLDGRSPAKARTRALDLLDAVGLADLAGRRPHQLSGGQRQRVNIARALMNDPTVLLVDEPTSALDHERGAAIIDLITRLTHQQATATVLVTHDRTHLTAVDQIAEVHDGRLRHPAQS comes from the coding sequence ATGAGCCTCAACCTGACCGACATCACCCTCACCTACCCCGACGGCGACAGCCGCCTGACCGCCCTGGACCAGGTCACGCTGGACGTCCCCAAGGGCAGTCTCGCCGCCGTGATCGGCCCCTCCGGGTCCGGCAAGTCCAGCCTCCTGGCCGTCGCCGCCACCCTCATCACCCCCGACAGCGGCACCGTCACCATCGACGGAACTCTCACCACCGGGATGAGCCGCGGCGAGCTCACCGACCTGCGCCGCCACAAGATCGGCATTGTCTTCCAGCAGCCCAACCTGCTGCCCTCGCTGACCGCCGCCGAACAGCTCCAGGTCATGGCCCAGCTCGACGGCCGCTCACCGGCCAAGGCCCGCACCCGCGCCCTCGACCTGCTCGACGCGGTCGGCCTGGCCGACCTCGCCGGCCGCCGCCCGCACCAGCTCTCCGGCGGCCAGCGCCAGCGCGTCAACATCGCCCGCGCGCTGATGAACGACCCCACCGTCCTCCTGGTCGACGAACCCACCAGCGCCCTCGACCACGAACGCGGCGCCGCGATCATCGACCTGATCACCCGCCTCACCCACCAGCAGGCCACCGCCACCGTCCTGGTCACCCACGACCGCACCCACCTCACCGCCGTCGACCAGATCGCCGAAGTCCACGACGGCCGCCTCCGCCACCCCGCCCAGAGCTGA